In the genome of Shewanella denitrificans OS217, the window CGGGTGGTGTATTTTGCTGGCTATGTGCGCATAGATAAGGCGATGTAACCGCTATCTAGATTAAGATTAGAGACATGAAAGAAATGACACTTAAGCCACTTCTTTCATGCCAGCAATATGTGCTATTTCGATGATACTGTATGTGCAGAACTCGGCTTAGCAGCAACCTTGTTAGCGCCATTCTGACCATTTTTAGCAGGGCGCAGCTGATTAAACTCAGAACCTGAGTAATAGCCTGGCCAATCTTGGCTATTCCCTAAGGCCTCTGCGGCCATGTAATACACACTCATGTCCTGCAGGGCACCACTTAAATCCCAATCCTGATGATAATGATCACACACATTGTGATAACAGCCCTTCATCTTGGCTTGCATCATTGTCTTATATTCCGCGGTGACAGTATCTAACGGCTCGCTACCGCCACCGGCAAACACGGCGGGCACGCCATATTTAGCAAAACTGAAGTGGTCAGAGCGGAAAAAGCCGCCAGAGGCAGGATTAGATTCTGCTGTGGCTTGGCGGCCTTGGCTTGCTGCAGCATCAATCAGATACGTTTCAAGCTCAGACTGACCTTTACCTACTATGGTGTAATCTGAGGTTTTTCCGTAAATATTACCGCTGTCTAAATTAAACACTGCCACAGTCTTATCAATGGGATACAGTGGGTTTGCCGCATAAAACCGTGAGCCTAAGAGTCCTTGCTCTTCTCCTGTGGTGGCAATAAAGGTGAGGCTGCGCTTAAGGCCATTGCCGGCCTTTGCTTGGTTAGCAAATTGGCGAGCGATTTCCATAATGCCTGCTGTGCCAGTGGCATTATCCAGCGCACCGTTATAGATATTATCGCCAGTTTTAGTCTCATCTATGCCAATATGATCCCAGTGAGCGGTAAACAAAATATGCTCGTCAGCTTGGCTCTTTTGTGATGACGCTGACGCTGACTTAGTGTTTGTATCTGCCGTAGCTCCTGGTAAGGTGGCGACAAAATTATAGCTGTCACTGTAGCTTGCTTGATTGTTAAAATGGATATCAGCAGTCAGGGATAATGCCTGATTGGTGGCTTGCTCCGCAGCTTGAGCCATTAGGTTGTCAAGATTAACTCCCGCTTTAGTAAACAAAGCCTTAGCTGTGTCTAAGGTTAGCCAGCCTTCTACTTGCACCCGTGCATCTTGCACGGCTTTATCCTGCACTAAGTCTTGCTGCGCGCCGGTCCAACTATTTTCTACCACAGACCAAGGGTAAGATGCAGGCTTTGTGTCATGGATGATGACAGCGCCGAGGGCGCCTTGACGGCTCGCTTCTTCAAATTTGTAATTCCAGCGACCGTAATAGGTCATGGCCTTGCCATTAAAAAGTTGGCGTTCTGGTTTAGCAAAGCCTGGGTCATTCACTAAAATGACCGCTATCTTGCCTTTCATGTCCAGCCCTTGGTAATCATTCCACTGATATTCAGGGGCATTAATGCCATAACCCACAAACACTAAGGGCGCTTTTTCGATAGTGATGTGTTGATTATCATGGCGACTGCTTAATACCATGTCTTTGCGATACTTAAGCGTAATACCGCCGAAATTAACCTGTTGGTCTTCACTTGCTGTATAGCTAACCATAGGCACAGCTTGCAAAAAACTGCCATTATTGGCGCCTTTAAGGCCCATTTCACTAAAAGCTTGAGTCAAGTAGTCTAAGGTGAGCTTTTCTCCCTTAGTGGTCGGTGCGCGGCCTTCAAAGGTATCTGATGATAAGGTCTGTATACCTTGCCTAAATCGGGCTTCATCAAACGCTGGCTCATGAGTTTTTATCGTATCAATGGTTGAAACAGCACTTTTGGCAACTTGGGCTGAGTTATTGATGACATCACTGCTATCTGTACAGGCACTTAACAGTACCATGGCACAAAGGGGAAGGTATGGCTTCACAGGGTGTTCCTATATATTGTTGTTTTATTAAAATAAATTATAAATTGAGCGCAGGCATTAGACCACGTCTATGTCTCCTGCGCAGGCGAACACATGGTTAGGGCGAAACGGCTCTTTGCCAATATCATTGAGCTGACTGACGCCACTGGTGACTAAGATGGTTTCAAGCCCGGCTTGAAAGCCCGCCAAAATATCGGTGCGCATATTGTCACCTATGATCACAGTATTGTCCGAGTGGCCTTTAATGTGATTCAGCGCTGAGCGGATGATCCAAGCGCTAGGTTTTCCCACATAGAAGGGCATCTTTCCGGTAATGCGCTCGATGGCGGCACATAAGGCGCCGCAAGCTGGGCTGAAGGATGGACCGTGGGTATCAGGGTTAGTGGCAATAAAGCGGGCGCCGCCTGCAACAAACTGCGCCGCCTTGTGGATCATATCCCAATTGTAGGCGCGAGTTTCGCCGACAATCACAAAGTCTGGATTAATATCAGTCAGGGTAAAACCTGCCTTGTACAGTTCATGGGTAAGCGCACCTTCACCGATCACATAGGCTTTGTTGCCTTCTTGATGAGTCAAAAAATCAGCTGTCGCCATGGCTGAGGTATAAAAACAATCCTCGGGGACATTAATACCCGCGGCCCCCAAGCGATTTTGCAGGTCTTTTCCTGTTTGTACTGGGTAATTTGTGAGTATGACTAACGGGTTCCCTTGTTCAAGAATGCGATGAATGAAGCTATCACTGCCTGGAATTAACTTGTTATCGTGCAGTAGTACACCATCGATATCACAAATAATATTCTTCATTTCTCTCCATCCTAGACAAAAGTCACAATTAGACTTTAAATTAGCATAACAATAGCTTAGCAAGAATAGTTTTAGATAAATACTGTACTTGATCTACAACTGCAGTTGTCACTCAGCAGTAGAGTATCACCATGCTGGTTATTCTATGATCGATCTTGATACTAAGTCACGGCTTTGAGTTTCAAGTGTAGAATTTAAGTGGATAAACAAGATGTTGAAATTAAGGCTATATGTTTAACAACAAGGCTTAGATTTTACAATCTAAGCCTTGTTAACAATTAAGATGAATCTAGGGCTTGTAGCTACTGACTATGTCTATGCGTTGCTGGCTTAACAGGTCTGAGCGCGCTTTAGCGGCGTCCAAATCTATGTGGCCTGAATTGCTGGTGTCTAAGAAATCAAACGCAGGTAAGTCTGATTCTGCCACGTCACCGCGCATGGGGGCATCTGGATCACGAGTAAGGCCAGCAAAGTCGAATTGTTCACGATCCACACCTTGGGATGGCGAAGTGTTTTGCATCGCAGTGAAGATGGACTCGATGCGGCCTGGGTGATGCTTGTCCCACTGCTTAAGCATGTCTTTGACTGCACCGCGTTTTAAATTTTCCTGAGAGCCACATAAGTTACAAGGAATGATAGGGAATTCTTTGAATTTGGCGTATTCGGCAATGTCTTTTTCACGGCAATAGGCCAGTGGACGGATCACCATGTTGGCACCATCATCAGACAAGAGCTTAGGCGGCATGGCTTTCATCTTGCCCGCGAAAAACATGTTTAAGAATAGCGTTTCTATGATGTCATCTCTGTGATGACCTAAGGCAATTTTGGTGGCACCGATGCGCTGGGCGAAGCCGTATAAGGTACCACGACGCAGACGAGAGCAAAGGGAGCAGGTCGTCTTGCCTTCGGGGATCTTCTCTTTGACGATAGAGTAAGTGTCTTTTTCAAGAATATGGTATGCCACACCTAAATTATCGAGATAGGCAGGCAAGATATGCTCAGGGAAGCCGGGTTGCTTTTGATCTAGGTTGACCGCCACAATTTCAAATGAGATTGGCGCTCTTTTTTGCAAATTAAGCAAGATATCCAGCATAGCGTAGCTGTCTTTGCCGCCACTGAGGCAACACATGATGCGATCGCCTTCTTCTATCATCTGGTAATCGGCGATAGCCTTGCCTACTTCACGGTGCAAGCGTTTGCTTAATTTGTTGAGGCGTGCCGCCTGCTTTTCGGAAAAATCATCTACCACTATATCAGACATAAAAATGCGCCCAGTAACCTTATGTTTCAGGGCGCGTATTATTCCAGTAATCAGCGGCGGGGTAAAGCGTCATTGGTAGTTAATGACCCTAGATAAGCGCCGAGCTAACTATTCAGCCAGTGGTGACACATAACCTTCAGGCTTGATGGCCAATAAGTCACAGCGAATGCTGTCAATCACGTGCTCAGCGGTATTACCAATAAGGGCTGCGGAAAAGCCCGTGCGTCCCACAGTGCCTAAAATCACTAACTCGGCGTCAATGCGGTCGGCAACCTCAGGAATAACATCTTCGGGCAAGCCTTCTTCCACGTGACAACGATCCAGCGGAATGTCATACGCCTGGGCTAAGCATTCGACCCGAGATTGATGCTGCATGCGAATATTGTTGTTATAGGCATGAGCATCGAAGTCAGGCAGCTCAATCGCTAAATTAACTGGGGTGCCAGGATAGCCATTCACTAAGTGCACGTCGGCCGAGAATTTTGTCGCTAAGTCTTTGGCATGTTCGATAATCTTACCGTTGAGGGTTTGGTGCTCCGAGTCTTCAGAGGCGACATTAAGGGCGCACAAAATTTTGCCTGCTACTGGCCAATCATGTTCTTTTACCATCAACACAGGCATGGGCGCTTTACGCATAAGATGCCAATCGGTCGGGGTGAAAATGACCGCTTTGAGCTTATCGTGTTCATGAGTGCTTTTAACAATAAGATCGTACTGGCCTTCGAGGGCACAATTAATCACGCTCTCGAACGGGCGATTGTGCCAAATCACTTTAGAGTCAATGGCAACGCCTGCGCTGTTAAATGGTGCTATGGCAGTATCTAGCCAGGCGCTACGCTGATCGATAACCCCTTGGCGCATGGCTTCACGTTCATGGCTGGATAATATGGAGGTCATCTCATAGGAGAAATCATAGATAGATAAGAAAGCGGTAATACTGGCATTGCTTTTGGTTGCAAGCTCAACAGCGCGTGCTAATGCCGCCTGATGATCTACAGTTGGATTGATTACCACTAAAATCTTTTTATATTCCGTCATAAATCCTCCTAGGCGTTAATGTACTGTTAGTATTGCTGATTTTACATAAAATACCGTGAGCTATATCAAGCTTTGCTTAAGTTAAGTTTAGCTAATGTTGGCAAACTTGAGCAGTCAGTGTGCTAGATATTTAATTATTAAGCATAATTCGTCACTGACTGTGGCTAAATTGTGTTGAGTGTCATTATTGCTCGGTGTGGTCGGCCAGTGTATTGAGCGCCTGATGATCAACAATAGTGATGTATTTCCCGTTGACGGCAATCATCTGCGCTTTTTGAAAACGCCCCAATAAGCGGCTGATGGTTTCCACGGTCAAGCCCAGGTAATTACCTATGTCGCCGCGGGTCATGGAGAGGCGAAACTCATTAGGGGAGAAGCCGCGGTTAGCAAAGCGGTTGGCTAATTTAGCAATAAAGGCGGCGAGACGTTCTTCGGCATTTTTCTTAGACAGCAATAAAATCATTTCTTGATCGCTGATAATTTCGTGACTCATCAGGCGCATGATTTGCTGCCTAAGTTTAGGCATAGTGCCGGCTAGGCTATCTAAGGTATCGAAAGGAATTTCACAAATCATCGAGGTTTCAAGGGCTTCAGCAAAACTTTGATGAGCCTGTTTATGAATGGCATCAAAGCCTATAACATCACCGGCTAAGTGAAAACCCGTGATCTGTTCATCACCTTGCTGAGTAATGGTGTAACTCTTGATGGTGCCCGAGCGGATTGCATACAAGGACTTAAGGCCATCACCAGATTGAAACAGTTTATCGCCTTTTTGCACCGGCTTTTTCCGCTCTATGATGTTATCCAGTTCCTCAAGTTCATTGGCATTGAGGGTGAACGGGATACACAGCTCGGACATGCTGCAATCGTTACAATGTATAGCGCAGCCTGAGTTAGCATTGCGGCTCGATTTTTTTGAAGTCACTATCATATCCATACTCGATTTATGATTACTTAAGCTTCACCATAGTAAAACGAATGTTCACTCGTTGCTAGCTTAGCTGCATTATGGCGATGTAAAGTGTTTGTATTCCAAATAAAATTAACAAACCGCCACTGGCTAAGCGTACGGCTTTTTTTTGAACCAGATTGGCTAACGCTTTGGCGGCAAAGCCCGCTGACAATAATGCTGGTAAGGTGCCTAAGCCAAAACACAGCATGATAAGCGCGCCCTCAAGGGCATTGCCAGCAGCCACCGACCAAGTCAAGGTGCTGTAGACTAAGCCGCAAGGCAGCCAGCCCCAGATCATGCCCGCCATCAGTGCTTCACGCTTGTGTTGTATGCGACTAAAGCGCTGGGTCAAGGGCGAAATGTAGCGCCAGACGTACTTGCCCAAGCCTTCAATCTTGGCAATTAAAAACCAAATTTTGGCAATATAAAGCCCCGTTAAGATCATCATGACCCCAGCCAAAACCCGCAATAAGATAAGGTAGTTATCTATGGCAAACAGCTGACCTAGCATGGCGCTGCTGCCACCCACGAGTGCGCCCGCAAAGGCGTAGCTGGTTATCCTACCTAGGTTGTAACTGAGTAAAAATCCCAATTGATGGGACAAGAAATTACGGCCAGGGGCTGTGGGGATTGAGTTTGAAAACAGTCCCACTAGGCCGCCACACATGCCAAAGCAGTGGGCGGCGCCCATCAAACCCACCAAAAAGGCACCCAATAAACTAAATTCAATCACGTTTGGGCGCTTTCCCATCAATGCTAATCTGAATCTTGGCATTATCTGCTGTAAGGTTAGCGGCAGCGTCTTGAATGTCTTGATTTACCAAGGGCGTCGCCGGATTAGCGGCAGATTTTTTAACATCATCATCAAACAAAATTGATACGCTCTGGCGGTCTAAATCGTCAAATTGTTCTGATTTTACTGCCCAAAAGAACACGGCCACAGCGATAGCCACAAATAGCATGGCAATAGGGATCAACACATAAATGATGCTCATAATTTTATCCTAAGGAGTCGCAGGCTGTTGCTGACGACCAGAATGGAGCTTAATGACATGCCAAGGGCGGCGATATAGGGCGGCACATGGCCTGTGACCGCAAGGGGTAAAATCAATAGGTTATAGCCAAAAGCCCAGAATAAATTCTGTTTAATAATAGCATTGGCTTTTTTCGCCACCTTGATGGCATCGTTGAAGCGGGATAAATGATCCCCAAGTAAAATCAGATCGGCACTGTTTTTGGCAATCGCGCTGCCACTGCCCATGGCGACCGACAAGTAAGCCCCCGCCAGCACAGGCGCATCATTAATGCCATCACCAAACATGGCGGTATTGTGACTGAGTTGCAATTGGTTAATTAACGTCAGTTTATCTTGGGGCTTTTGTTCGGCATATACTTGATGAATACCTAAGGTATGCCCTAAGGCATTGACATGACTTAAGCTGTCTCCGCTGGCAATGCAGACCTGAATATTGGCCTGTTGCAGTGCCTCAACCGCCTGTTTTGCATCGCTACGCACTTCATCCTGTATTGGTATACTGGCAATGAGACGGCCATTTTGACTCAGCCAAACACAGGGAGAAGTATCGGGAGTGGGTTTAGTGTTATCAGTTGTTTGGCTGTCACTTGCTGTAAGGCTCATATTGCCTTGAACGAATGCTTTAACACCTATTCGATATACTTGACCTTGTACTTTGCCTTCAATGCCTTGAGCCACAAAATGGGCTATCTCTGTAGCAATCACATTAGGGTCATAATGCCGACTAAAAGCCAGCGCAATAGGGTGTAATGAACCCGCCTCCAATGCAGCGGCTATGGCTAGCATCTGCTTCTCAGTGAGCACGTCGCCCTTGTTTTGCTGCGGATCAATAATGCTTAGCGCACCTAAGGCGATATGCCCTCGAGTTAAAGTGCCGGTTTTGTCGAATACGACTTGTTCTATGCTGGCAAGCTTTTCAAATACGCCGGCTTTACGAGTGATGATGCCTAAACGAGTAAAAATAGCCGTAGCGCAAGTGACTGCGGTTGGGGTGGCTAATGCCAAAGCGCAGGGGCAGGTGGCCACAAGGACAGATAAGGTCACCCAAAACGCATCATCTGGGGAGATTTGTAGCCAGACTAAATACGTGATTAACGCCGTGGTTAAGATGGTGGCTGAGAAATAACGGGCCAATTTATCCACCATAAAAGCGATGGCAGGCTTATTTGCCGCAGCGATTTCCTGCAGGCGAATGATTTCCGCCACCAGTTGATCTTGCCCAAGGGCGGTCACTCTCACTTGCAGAGGTTGCTCAACATTGAGGGTGCCCGCAAACACAGGGCAATCCAGATTTTTATCCACCGGCATTTGCTCGCCAGTGAGCATAGCTTCGTTGGCGCTTGAACTGCCATCAATCACCACCCCATCGGCGGCGAAGGCATCCCCAGGACGCACCAGAATGATGTCCCCTAAGCGTAAACTTTTCGCAGGGATTTCTGTCTGTTGATTGCCATCGAGACGTAAAGCGGTGAGCGGCACGAGTTTATGCAAATTATTACTGCTAATACTGGCGCGTCTTCGCGCATTTTGCTCAAAATAGCGCCCCAGCAATAAGAAGAAGGTAAACATGGATACAGATTCAAAATACACTTCACCTGTACCATTGATAGTCGCGACACAACTGGCGGTAAAGGCACCGCCAATGGCGATAGACACAGAAACATCCATATTGAGTTTGCCGCTAAGCAGGCTGCGAAGGGCACTAAAATAGAAAGGCTGCGCCGAATAAAGCACCACAGGGGCGGCAAAAATCATGCTGACCCAACGAAAGTAATCACGAATAGCCTCATCGAGATCCCTAAAGTAGCCAGTGTATAACGCCAAGGCAAACATCATCACCTGCATGGTAGCAAAACCCGCTAAGCCTAATCGCAGTAAAAAGGTGCGGCTGTCTTTATGATGCTGCTTCTCTTGCTCGTCTTGCTGATACGGCGCGGCTTGATAACCAATTTGACTAATTTGAGTCAAGATTTCACTCAGTTTAACCTGGCTGTTGTCCCAGCTTATCATGGCCCTTTGAGTGGTTGAGTTAACCAATACCTTGGCAATACCTTCAATGGGGGACAATCTGTGTTCGATAAGCCAGGCACAGGCGGCGCAGCTCATGCCCGTGATGGTTAACGAGGTCGTGCTTAATATATCCTGCTGATGGACAAAATCTTGCTGTACTTCGGCTAAGTCGTAGGCACTAAAATGGGACAGCTGCTCAGGCACTAAGCCTGTCTGCTTCATGCCAGGTTCACTGCGATATTGATAGTAGCTCATGAGCCCCGCATCCATGATCGCCTGAGACACGGCTTGGCAGCCAGGGCAGCACATAGGCTGCGCAGTACCATTAATTTGGGTATACAAAGGCACCTGAATAAAAGGTTCAGCACAATGAAAGCAGCGGTTCATGGTTTATTGCAGCCAGTATTCAGTTTTTTCGGAGAAGTTTACCCTTTGCTGAATGCGCCATTGGCTGTCAAAACTTTCTAATTTAACTTCCCAGGTGCCTGTGATGTTCTCTGGTAATTGAATGCGATAATGGTAATTGGCATCCGCTGTGGCGAGCAGTTTGAAATCTTTAGCTTCTATGGTGGGGTGGAATAGCTCAAAATTGAGCGCTGCCTGATAAGCCGGGCCGCCTTCTTGACTCAGCACTAAACTATTGCCTTCCTTGGTGATTAAGAATTTAATGCCTAAATGTTTGGCTTGCTTGATTTTACGCAAGTCCATATTGATGGCTTTACCATCTTTGTAATAATCGTCTTTAACGAGGGAGTCTGAGTTAGTAATGGCGATATACAGGGTAGATAAACTGGCTACGACGGCACACAGTGGCAGTACGATTAAAAACCAGGGCCAGAACTGCTTATACCAAGGGGGAGTCGACATCTTTGATTCCAAAATAAGGGGGTAAAACGGCACGCCAATATTAACGTGATTGCACTAAATAATCATCTTAAAAAAAAGGCCCCGAAGTCGAGGCCTTTATTTCAATCGTTAATCACTATTTGTTTGATAAGCTATAAACATACGCTGTGATAACGTGGACTTTCTCTTCGCCAAGAATGGTTTTCCATGCAGGCATAACACCGGCACGACCATTCTTAATTGACTCCATTAGGATACCTTTACTGCCGCCGTAAAGATAAACATTATCGGCTAAGTTAGGCGCACCCATGAACTTGTTACCACTGCCATCCATGCCGTGACAGGCAAAACAGCCCTTCATGAAGGTACCTTGGCCTTGAGTGGCTTTGGCTTCATCATGCTCTCGCCCTGAAAGCTTAACCAAGTATTCGGCTAAGGCATCAAGTTCGCTGTCATCGATAGGTAAGCCACCTTTAGGCGGCATCATACCGTTACGGCCATTCATGATGCTGGTTTTAATGGTGGCCAAGTCGCCACCATATAACCAATCGCCGTCAGTTAGGTTAGGGAAACCGTTACTGCCGCGCGCATCTGAGCCGTGACACTGAGCACAGTTTTGCAAGAACAAACGACCACCGACTTTCAGTGCTTTCTCGTTCTTGACTAACTCTTCCAATGGCGTTTCAGCATAGGCTTTGAAAATAGGGCCATATTTAGCGTCAGCATGCTCTATTTCACGGTCGTATTGAGACAAGACGCCCGCTTCTTTAGCCGCGATAACCGCAGCTTTAGATTCTTCCATAGAACGCACACTCTGGTTTGAGCTGGTCCAGCCAAATAGGCCTTTGTAGCTACCCAAACCTGGATACATGGCTAAATAGATTAACCCGAAAACGATAGTAATGTAGAACATGTACGACCACCACTTAGGCAGTGGATTGTTCAGCTCTTCAATACCATCGAAGGTATGCCCCATGGACGCGCCTTCTTCAATCCCTGTGTCGTTTTTATTACAAAAACGCAGCAGTACGACGCAAGCGAAAATCACAAACAGTGATAATACACTGATCCAAATAGTCCAGAAGTTACTCATTATTTTTGCTCTCCTGAGTCCTTCGTATCCTGAGGTTTTTCATCATCAGAAAACACCAGGTTAGCCGCTTCATCAAATTGTTTATGACGACGCGAGCTATAAGCCCAAGCAAATATACCGACGAAGGTCACCATTACAATGATGGTTAAAATGCCTTGCAAGGTTCCGTAATCCATATATTGCCCCTTATTTGAGTGCATGACCCAAAGATTGAAGGTAAGCAATCAAGGCTTGCATCTCTGTTTTACCTTCAACTGCTTTTTGCGCACCAGCAATCTCTTTATCTGTATACAGATTATGAGTTGGATGGAGCTTGCGTAAGATGTCCATCTTAGCGCCAGTCAACTCGCCATCTAAGGTATTTTCCAATAACCAAGGGAAGGCGGGCATGTTTGACTGTGGCACAACGGCGCGGGGATCAGTTAAATGAACCTCATGCCATTTGTCGCTGTAACGGCCACCCACACGGGCTAAATCAGGACCTGTACGTTTAGAGCCCCACTGGAACGGGTGATCCCAAACGGACTCCCCAGCAACAGAATAGTGACCATAACGCTCAGTCTCTGCTCGCAGTGGACGGATCATCTGGCTGTGACAGTTATAGCAACCTTCACGAATATAGATGTCACGGCCTTCAATTTGCAGGGCAGTGTAAGGGATCTGGCCTTCAATTGGCTGAGTAGTGTCTTTTTGAAACAGCAGTGGAGTGATCTGCACTAAACCACCAAAACTAATGGCGATTACAGTGAATATGGCCAATAGCCCGATATTCTTTTCAATGACTTCATGATTAAACTTCATCGGTTGGCTCCTTAAGCTGCTTCATCTGGGATGGCAGGCAATGAATCTTTCTCAGCGTTAACGGTTTTAATCACGTTATACGCCATTAAGAACATGCCAGTTAAGAAGAACACACCACCTAGGAAGCGCACGAAGTAGAACGGATAAGACGCTTCTAAGCTTTCAACAAAGCTATAGGTTAATGTACCGTCGGCATTCACTGCACGCCACATCAGACCTTGCATCACACCCGATATCCACATAGAGACGATATAAAGCACAGTACCGATAGTCGCTAACCAGAAATGCACGTTCACAAGATTCGAGCTGTACATGCGGCCATGGCCAAATAGCACAGGAATTAAGTGGTATAACGAACCGATAGACACCATAGCAACCCAGCCTAGCGCGCCTGAGTGTACGTGTCCTATGGTCCAATCCGTGTAATGAGATAAGGCGTTTACTGTCTTGATTGCCATCATTGGGCCTTCGAAGGTAGACATACCATAGAAAGACAATGAGACCACTAAGAAACGCAACACAGGATCGGTACGCAGTTTATGCCATGCACCGGATAAGGTCATGATACCGTTAATCATCCCGCCCCACGAAGGTGCGAATAGAATTAACGACATCACCATACCTAAAGACTGAGTCCAGTCAGGCAGCGCAGTGTAATGTAAGTGGTGAGGACCGGCCCAAATGTACAGGGCAATCAAGGCCCAGAAGTGGACGATGGATAAACGGTAAGAGTACACAGGACGACCCGCTTGCTTAGGCACGAAGTAATACATCATGCCCAAGAAGCCCGCTGTCAGTAAGAAACCTACTGCATTATGGCCGTACCACCACTGTACCATGGCATCAACAGCGCCAGAGTAGAGGGAGTAAGACTTAGTCATACTCACAGGCACTGCCATGGAGTTAACGATATGCAATACGGCAACGGTAATGATAAAACCACCAAAGAACCAGTTCGCCACATAAATGTGTGAGGTGGTACGTTTGATAATAGTGCCGAAGAACACTATGGCATAGCTGACCCAGACGAGTGCGATGGCGATATCAATCGGCCATTCTAGCTCGGCATATTCTTTACCTTGGGTGAAACCCATAGGTAAGGAGATAGCAGCTGATATAATAATGGCTTGCCAGCCCCAGAAGGTGAATGCAGCTAATTTAGGTGCAAACAAACGGGTTTGACAAGTGCGTTGTACGACATAGTAAGAGGTTGCGAAAAGGGCTGAAGTGCCGAACGCGAAAATCACCGCATTGGTATGTAATGGT includes:
- a CDS encoding FNR family transcription factor, which encodes MIVTSKKSSRNANSGCAIHCNDCSMSELCIPFTLNANELEELDNIIERKKPVQKGDKLFQSGDGLKSLYAIRSGTIKSYTITQQGDEQITGFHLAGDVIGFDAIHKQAHQSFAEALETSMICEIPFDTLDSLAGTMPKLRQQIMRLMSHEIISDQEMILLLSKKNAEERLAAFIAKLANRFANRGFSPNEFRLSMTRGDIGNYLGLTVETISRLLGRFQKAQMIAVNGKYITIVDHQALNTLADHTEQ
- a CDS encoding HAD-IIA family hydrolase; this translates as MKNIICDIDGVLLHDNKLIPGSDSFIHRILEQGNPLVILTNYPVQTGKDLQNRLGAAGINVPEDCFYTSAMATADFLTHQEGNKAYVIGEGALTHELYKAGFTLTDINPDFVIVGETRAYNWDMIHKAAQFVAGGARFIATNPDTHGPSFSPACGALCAAIERITGKMPFYVGKPSAWIIRSALNHIKGHSDNTVIIGDNMRTDILAGFQAGLETILVTSGVSQLNDIGKEPFRPNHVFACAGDIDVV
- the uspE gene encoding universal stress protein UspE; protein product: MTEYKKILVVINPTVDHQAALARAVELATKSNASITAFLSIYDFSYEMTSILSSHEREAMRQGVIDQRSAWLDTAIAPFNSAGVAIDSKVIWHNRPFESVINCALEGQYDLIVKSTHEHDKLKAVIFTPTDWHLMRKAPMPVLMVKEHDWPVAGKILCALNVASEDSEHQTLNGKIIEHAKDLATKFSADVHLVNGYPGTPVNLAIELPDFDAHAYNNNIRMQHQSRVECLAQAYDIPLDRCHVEEGLPEDVIPEVADRIDAELVILGTVGRTGFSAALIGNTAEHVIDSIRCDLLAIKPEGYVSPLAE
- a CDS encoding M28 family metallopeptidase; amino-acid sequence: MKPYLPLCAMVLLSACTDSSDVINNSAQVAKSAVSTIDTIKTHEPAFDEARFRQGIQTLSSDTFEGRAPTTKGEKLTLDYLTQAFSEMGLKGANNGSFLQAVPMVSYTASEDQQVNFGGITLKYRKDMVLSSRHDNQHITIEKAPLVFVGYGINAPEYQWNDYQGLDMKGKIAVILVNDPGFAKPERQLFNGKAMTYYGRWNYKFEEASRQGALGAVIIHDTKPASYPWSVVENSWTGAQQDLVQDKAVQDARVQVEGWLTLDTAKALFTKAGVNLDNLMAQAAEQATNQALSLTADIHFNNQASYSDSYNFVATLPGATADTNTKSASASSQKSQADEHILFTAHWDHIGIDETKTGDNIYNGALDNATGTAGIMEIARQFANQAKAGNGLKRSLTFIATTGEEQGLLGSRFYAANPLYPIDKTVAVFNLDSGNIYGKTSDYTIVGKGQSELETYLIDAAASQGRQATAESNPASGGFFRSDHFSFAKYGVPAVFAGGGSEPLDTVTAEYKTMMQAKMKGCYHNVCDHYHQDWDLSGALQDMSVYYMAAEALGNSQDWPGYYSGSEFNQLRPAKNGQNGANKVAAKPSSAHTVSSK
- a CDS encoding sulfite exporter TauE/SafE family protein, with protein sequence MIEFSLLGAFLVGLMGAAHCFGMCGGLVGLFSNSIPTAPGRNFLSHQLGFLLSYNLGRITSYAFAGALVGGSSAMLGQLFAIDNYLILLRVLAGVMMILTGLYIAKIWFLIAKIEGLGKYVWRYISPLTQRFSRIQHKREALMAGMIWGWLPCGLVYSTLTWSVAAGNALEGALIMLCFGLGTLPALLSAGFAAKALANLVQKKAVRLASGGLLILFGIQTLYIAIMQLS
- the ttcA gene encoding tRNA 2-thiocytidine(32) synthetase TtcA, with the translated sequence MSDIVVDDFSEKQAARLNKLSKRLHREVGKAIADYQMIEEGDRIMCCLSGGKDSYAMLDILLNLQKRAPISFEIVAVNLDQKQPGFPEHILPAYLDNLGVAYHILEKDTYSIVKEKIPEGKTTCSLCSRLRRGTLYGFAQRIGATKIALGHHRDDIIETLFLNMFFAGKMKAMPPKLLSDDGANMVIRPLAYCREKDIAEYAKFKEFPIIPCNLCGSQENLKRGAVKDMLKQWDKHHPGRIESIFTAMQNTSPSQGVDREQFDFAGLTRDPDAPMRGDVAESDLPAFDFLDTSNSGHIDLDAAKARSDLLSQQRIDIVSSYKP
- the ccoS gene encoding cbb3-type cytochrome oxidase assembly protein CcoS, which gives rise to MSIIYVLIPIAMLFVAIAVAVFFWAVKSEQFDDLDRQSVSILFDDDVKKSAANPATPLVNQDIQDAAANLTADNAKIQISIDGKAPKRD